Genomic segment of Paenibacillus polymyxa:
CACGAGTGAATGATTCTCTGCTTGATGAGATTGAGATCAGTGTGCCTGAGAGCTTCTGGACTGAGGTTGAGGATGGACGACGGGTGCAGGGATGGGTGATGAAGCCTGCTGAGTTTAAGGAGAGGGTATCCTATCCTGCTATTTTGGAGATTCACGGTGGTCCTCATGCCATGTATTCCAATTCTTTTTTTCATGAATTTCAGTTGCTGGCCGCTCAGGGATATACAGTCATCTACACGAATCCGGGAGGAAGCCGAGGGTACGGACAGTCTTTTACCAATGTCGTCCTTGGAGATTACGGCGGACGCGATTACACCGATCTGCTGAGCGCAGTTGACGAGGCTATACGTCAATTTCCATTCATTCATCCAGAAAGGTTGGGTGTAACAGGAGGAAGCTATGGTGGCTTTATGACAAACTGGATTGTCGGCCATACCGATCGTTTCCGTGCAGCTGTGACCCAGCGATCCATATCTAACTGGCTGTCCATGTATGGAGTGAGTGATATAGGATACTCGTTTACTGAAGATGAAGTCGGCGGGAATCCGTGGGACGATTGCGAGCTCTTGTGGAGGCAATCTCCGCTGGCTTATGTGCAGCAAATCAACACACCGCTGCTCATATTGCACGGGGAGCAGGATCTGCGATGCCCTATAGAGCAGGGAGAACAGCTGTTTACAGCATTGCGTCGCTTGGGGAAACCTACGCAATTTGTCCGTTTTCCAGCTTCAAGTCACGAGCTTTCACGAAAAGGGCACCCGCAGCTTCGCGTGGAACGACTGCAACGTATTACCAATTGGTTTGTCCAACACGAATTATAAGTAAAACGATTTCTTGTAATAATGTAAAAATGTCAGGTCCTAATCATAGGACTTGGCATTTTTAGTATGCCTTGCTACAATTCTCTCAACCTCATTCAAAAGGAGATATATAATGGCCGAGCCCTTAAAAAATATGTACACGGAGAATTTTCTTCAACTATTCGGTGAAAAAGTACAGTCTGCGTACATGCCGTTCGATACCAACGGATTCATCCATCAAGTAATGGATGAAAAATGGGATGAGCTGGAGCTAAAAGAACGAATACGGCGTATTTCGTTTACATTAGGGGCATTTTTGCCCAGCAATTATGAAGAAGCTCTGGATATTCTTTTTGCTATAGACGAGCATTGCAGTGGTTTTCCGTACTTGTTTTTCCCCGATTTTGTGGAGGTGTATGGGCAGGGAGAAGAGCATTGGGACCTGTCCATGAAGGCACTGGAGCGCTTCACATCTAAATCCTCTGCGGAGTTTGCCGTGAGACCCTTCCTCCTGCGTGAACCGGAACGGATGATGCAGCAGATGACGACCTGGGCGGGACACCATAGTGAACACGTTCGCCGTCTTGCCAGCGAAGGCTGCCGTCCACGGCTACCCTGGGGACAGGCATTGCCTGTGTTTAAGCGCGATCCTGCTCCAGTATTGACCATATTGGAATTACTGAAGACGGATCCTTCGCTATATGTACGTAAAAGTGTAGCCAACAACCTGAACGATATTGCCAAGGATCATCCTGATGTGGTCATTGCTACGGCTCAACGGTGGAAAGGGACACATCCTGACACCGATTGGATTGTGCGTCATGGCTGTCGGACCTTGATTCGCAAATCCATCCCCGAAGTGATGGCAATGTTTGGCTATGCGGATGAAACAGACGGGGCGCCGTTAGTCACTGAAGCCTCTTTCAGCACAGACCCTGCCTTGCTAAGGCTCGGTGATAACTGTGAGTTGAGCTACGCGCTTCAGCTTCGAGAAGGTGGCCCAGTACGAGTCCGTATCGAGTACGGCATCGATTTTGTGAAGGCGAGAGGACAAGTCTCACGTAAACTGTTTTTGCTATCTGATAAAACGGTCCCCGGAGGAACCTGTCTTACAGGTACACGGACACACCGTTTTGCAGACCTGACAACTCGTCGCCATTATGCGGGAGCGCACCGGATTGCGCTGCTCGTAAACGGGCAGGAAGCAGCTTTTACAATGGTAGAACTCCAGTTGTAGATCACGATAGTGGTGAAGAAAAAGAGCCTGAAATAGAGCCTGAAATCAGGCTCTTTATTTTTATCGTTCGCTTTACCAAATTTATTTTTTTCCAAAAAAATGATCCTGGTATTAGAACCTGGTACTAAGACGTGTTATACTACAGTAAGAAAGTGGATCTCATCTTATGTATAAAGGGGAAGGTATAATTTGACAGATCAACAACAATGGCTTGCGCCTGAATATTACAATATGACTTCGGAAATGGAACACCATGATGCTAGTAAAACTGCACTCAAGTGGCTGAGTGAGACAGGAGAATACGAAGAAATCACCTACGGAGAGCTGTTGAAAAAGGCTAACCGGCTGGCTGGAGGACTCGCAAATCTGGGATTTAACAAAGGTGACAGGGTTCTGGTCGTAGTACCACGGCGTATTATTGCGTATGTAATTTATCTGGCCTGCTTGAAGCTGGGGCTTGCTGTCATTCCATCTTCAGAAATGCTACGTGCCAAGGATATTGCATATCGTCTTCGCCATTCGGAAGCGCGTGCAGTCATTGCCTGGACGGGAGTAACAAGCGAAGTGGACAAAATAAATGATGATTTGCCTGCTCTGGACTATCGTATCGTGGTCTCCGGGGACGACACGGCAGATGTATCTGGCTGGCTCGTGCTGAATGAACTGATGGATGGACAGGGAGATACTTTTGAAGCTGTAAAGACACACCGTGACGACATGGCCATTCTGGCCTATACTTCGGGCACCACGGGAAATCCTAAAGGTGTTGTACATAGCCATGGCTGGGGATATGCTCATCTGCGGATAACATCACCATGGTTGGATATTCGAGCTTCAGACGTAGTATGGGCTACAGCTGCACCAGGATGGCAAAAGTGGATTTGGAGTCCGTTTTTATCTGTACTGGGGAATGGAGCGACCGGATTCGTATATAATGGTCCGTTTCGTCCGGGTCGCTATTTGCAGTTCATGCAGCAGTACGGAATCCAAGTGTTGTGCTGTACGCCGACAGAATACCGGATTATGGCGAAAACGGATGGTTTGGATCAATATGATCTATCCCAATTGCGCAGCGCAGTTTCTGCGGGAGAGCCTCTCAATCAGGAGGTCATTAATAAGTTTCAGGAGCAGTTCAACATTACGATTCGTGACGGCTACGGTCAAACAGAGAGCACATTAATTATTGGTAATTTAAAGGATGCACCTCTGCGCACAGGCTCGATGGGTAAATCTATTGCACCGGGACTCGTTGAGGTCGTAGACGAGGATGGCATTCCGTTGGCTCCGGGACAAGTGGGCGATATTGCGGTACGCGCTGATCTGCCGGCATTATTCCATACGTATTACCATGATCCAGAACGCAAATTAGTTAGTGTCCACGGAGATTATTTTGTTACGGGAGACCGGGCTCGCAAAGACGAGGATGGATATTTCTGGTTCGAAGGACGTGGGGATGATATCATTATCAGTTCTGGCTATACCATTGGTCCTTTTGAAGTAGAGGAAGCGCTTATGAAGCATGACTCCGTGCAGGAATGTGCTGCCGTAGCCAGCCCTGACGAAATTCGTGGACATGTTGTAAAGGCTTTTGTCGTACTCAAAGCTGGGGTAGAAGGATCACCGGCGTTAGTGAAGGAACTGCAACATCATGTGAAAACATGGACGGCGCCTTATAAATATCCACGAAAAATAGAGTTTATTCAAGAGCTTCCTAAAACTAGTTCGGGCAAAATACGAAGAGTGGAGCTGCGTGAAATGGAGAAGCAATCCGTACTGTAGTGATGAAATCATTCAATATAATCAAAACGGAACAGGAGCGTGGAAAAATGAGTACATTTGAATCATTGTTGGAGCAATACGCAGAACTGGTCGTAAGAGTAGGGGTTAACATTCAGCCCGGACAGGTGTTTTTGGTAACTGCACCACTGGAAACTGTTGAGTTTACACGCCTGATTGTCAGCAAAGCCTATGAAGCAGGCGCTAAATATGTACAGGTAGAGTTCGAGGATGATTCCATTACACGTAGTCGTTTTGAACATGGTGACGAAGCCAGCTTTGATTACTACCCTGCTTGGAAGGCAGAAATGATGGAGAAATTTGCCGAAGAGGGTGGAGCCACACTAACGATTAAAGTACCGAACCCGGATTTATATCAAGGCATTGATCCACAAAAGGTATCTCGTGCGACTAAGGCGGCAGCTACGGCGAGAGAAGGTTTTTCTAAATATACCCGAAATCATAAAATTAGCTGGTGTTTGATTAAAGCGCCGACGAAGGCTTGGGCCGATAAAGTATTT
This window contains:
- a CDS encoding DNA alkylation repair protein, translating into MAEPLKNMYTENFLQLFGEKVQSAYMPFDTNGFIHQVMDEKWDELELKERIRRISFTLGAFLPSNYEEALDILFAIDEHCSGFPYLFFPDFVEVYGQGEEHWDLSMKALERFTSKSSAEFAVRPFLLREPERMMQQMTTWAGHHSEHVRRLASEGCRPRLPWGQALPVFKRDPAPVLTILELLKTDPSLYVRKSVANNLNDIAKDHPDVVIATAQRWKGTHPDTDWIVRHGCRTLIRKSIPEVMAMFGYADETDGAPLVTEASFSTDPALLRLGDNCELSYALQLREGGPVRVRIEYGIDFVKARGQVSRKLFLLSDKTVPGGTCLTGTRTHRFADLTTRRHYAGAHRIALLVNGQEAAFTMVELQL
- a CDS encoding acyl-CoA synthetase translates to MTDQQQWLAPEYYNMTSEMEHHDASKTALKWLSETGEYEEITYGELLKKANRLAGGLANLGFNKGDRVLVVVPRRIIAYVIYLACLKLGLAVIPSSEMLRAKDIAYRLRHSEARAVIAWTGVTSEVDKINDDLPALDYRIVVSGDDTADVSGWLVLNELMDGQGDTFEAVKTHRDDMAILAYTSGTTGNPKGVVHSHGWGYAHLRITSPWLDIRASDVVWATAAPGWQKWIWSPFLSVLGNGATGFVYNGPFRPGRYLQFMQQYGIQVLCCTPTEYRIMAKTDGLDQYDLSQLRSAVSAGEPLNQEVINKFQEQFNITIRDGYGQTESTLIIGNLKDAPLRTGSMGKSIAPGLVEVVDEDGIPLAPGQVGDIAVRADLPALFHTYYHDPERKLVSVHGDYFVTGDRARKDEDGYFWFEGRGDDIIISSGYTIGPFEVEEALMKHDSVQECAAVASPDEIRGHVVKAFVVLKAGVEGSPALVKELQHHVKTWTAPYKYPRKIEFIQELPKTSSGKIRRVELREMEKQSVL